One stretch of Chryseobacterium indologenes DNA includes these proteins:
- a CDS encoding ribulokinase: MKKYVIGLDYGTDSVRAVLIDTENGSEITSSVSYYQRWKEGKFCNPSANSFRQHPSDHIEGLEKTISEVVRESGIPAEQIVSICIDTTGSSPLPVTSDGTALALVPGFEENPNAMMVLWKDHTAIREAEEINTLARTWGGEDYTKYEGGIYSSEWFWAKILHISRADAEVKNAAHSWMEHCDYLTFLLSDHKDLATFKRSRCAAGHKAMWHDSWDGLPSEEFLNRLDPSLGALRGRLYRETYTSDEIAGYLNEEWAAKTGLTTKTIITVGTFDAHSGAVGARVEENTLIRIMGTSTCDIMVASQEAIGDTTVKGICGQVDGSVIPGLIGLEAGQSAFGDVLAWYKDILMWPVHQVMMQSESISDEQKTKLAEEMEDGLIRKLTLEAEKIPLSDTVPVALDWVNGRRTPDADQELKAAISQLSLGTKAPHIFKALVNAICFGAKKIVDRFEEEGVKINKVIGIGGVARKSPFIMQTLANVLDMPIVVAASDQTPALGAAVYAAVSAGIYPTVQEASMKMGSAFEAEYQPKAEEVQHYRELMQQYQKLADFVEYNTRLKNNRKELQNS, encoded by the coding sequence ATGAAAAAATATGTTATCGGGCTGGACTACGGTACAGATTCCGTACGGGCCGTTCTTATTGACACTGAAAACGGTTCTGAAATAACTTCTTCAGTCAGCTACTACCAGAGATGGAAGGAAGGTAAATTCTGTAATCCCTCGGCTAATAGCTTCAGACAGCATCCTTCAGATCATATTGAAGGTCTGGAGAAAACCATTTCAGAAGTTGTAAGAGAAAGCGGAATACCGGCAGAACAGATCGTCAGTATTTGTATTGATACTACAGGCTCTTCACCACTTCCTGTTACAAGTGATGGAACTGCCTTGGCGCTGGTTCCGGGATTTGAAGAGAATCCCAATGCCATGATGGTTTTATGGAAAGACCACACCGCCATTCGTGAAGCCGAAGAAATCAATACCCTTGCGAGAACCTGGGGTGGTGAAGATTATACAAAATATGAAGGTGGTATTTACTCTTCAGAATGGTTCTGGGCCAAAATACTGCACATCAGCAGAGCAGATGCAGAAGTAAAAAATGCAGCTCATAGCTGGATGGAACACTGTGATTATCTGACTTTTCTTTTATCAGATCATAAAGACCTGGCCACCTTCAAAAGAAGCCGTTGTGCTGCCGGACACAAAGCCATGTGGCATGACTCGTGGGATGGTCTGCCTTCCGAAGAATTCCTCAACAGGCTTGATCCATCTCTGGGAGCGCTCAGAGGAAGATTATACAGGGAAACCTATACTTCAGATGAAATTGCCGGTTATCTGAATGAAGAATGGGCCGCAAAAACCGGTCTTACCACCAAAACTATTATTACCGTAGGAACCTTTGATGCCCATTCAGGCGCAGTAGGAGCCAGGGTGGAAGAAAATACCCTGATCAGGATCATGGGAACTTCTACCTGTGATATTATGGTGGCCTCACAGGAAGCCATTGGGGATACAACCGTAAAAGGAATCTGCGGACAGGTTGACGGTTCCGTAATTCCCGGATTGATAGGGCTTGAAGCGGGGCAGTCTGCCTTTGGAGATGTACTAGCATGGTATAAAGATATCCTGATGTGGCCGGTTCACCAGGTTATGATGCAATCTGAAAGTATTTCAGATGAGCAGAAAACAAAGCTCGCTGAAGAAATGGAGGACGGACTTATCAGAAAATTAACCCTTGAAGCAGAAAAAATTCCTCTTTCAGATACTGTTCCAGTTGCACTGGACTGGGTAAACGGAAGAAGAACACCGGATGCAGATCAGGAACTTAAGGCAGCGATCAGCCAGCTTTCTCTGGGTACAAAAGCACCTCATATTTTCAAAGCTTTGGTGAATGCTATTTGCTTCGGAGCTAAAAAGATCGTAGACCGTTTTGAAGAGGAAGGGGTGAAAATCAATAAAGTGATCGGAATCGGAGGAGTAGCAAGGAAATCACCGTTTATCATGCAGACACTCGCTAATGTTCTGGATATGCCGATTGTTGTTGCCGCTTCGGACCAGACTCCCGCGTTAGGGGCTGCTGTTTATGCAGCTGTTTCAGCAGGAATTTATCCGACTGTTCAGGAAGCCAGTATGAAAATGGGTTCCGCATTTGAAGCGGAATACCAGCCGAAAGCGGAAGAAGTACAGCACTACAGAGAACTAATGCAACAATACCAGAAGCTCGCTGATTTTGTAGAATACAATACCAGACTGAAAAACAACAGGAAAGAACTTCAGAACTCCTAA
- a CDS encoding alpha-L-arabinofuranosidase C-terminal domain-containing protein translates to MTTKNKIFSIAISLSAAFFSAQNNTVRTFNLDLKETPAPVKIQPTMYGIFFEDINFAADGGLYAELIKNRSFEFDEPFTGWKQPNTKTLSPNLDSGFLTIYSDPAKTNKNYARITVLNDKNYILENEGFRGIGLHQGEQYDFSFDLENVSGNIAAVNASLVDENGKEISSVSALIKGKGWQKYIAVFKSPKTVEKAKLRITFTGNGIVNMDMISLFPQDTWKGRKGGLRKDLVQKLYDLQPGFLRFPGGCIVEGRTLTERYQWKKTIGNAADREYLINKWSTGFPHRLTPDYGQSFGLGFYEYFQLSEDLGAEPVPILSCGMACQFNTAELVKMEDLDPYVQDALDLIEFANGGSDTKWGKIRAEMGHPKPFNLKFIGVGNEQWGADYIERYKVFEKAIHTKYPDIKIISGSGPSPDGEFFEYGWKELKQLNAQIVDEHYYNSPEWFMQNAGRYDKYDRSGPKVFAGEYAAQSVGVVKPDNKNNWLTALSEAAFMTGLERNADVVYMTSYAPLFAHADGWQWTPDLIWFNNLKSYATPNYYVQKLFSNNKGTDVLKIENNGKTVSGQEKLYATAVKDTKTHEIIIKMVNTDTQAKTVNIKPGTLKTGKKIIKILLSAPQLSNENSFDAEPIKPKEEISEAKNGEISTEIPANSLVVLKVKIN, encoded by the coding sequence ATGACAACCAAAAATAAAATATTTTCCATCGCGATTTCCCTCAGTGCTGCTTTTTTTTCGGCTCAGAATAATACAGTCCGTACTTTTAATCTGGATCTGAAAGAAACTCCGGCACCTGTTAAAATACAACCCACCATGTATGGGATTTTCTTTGAAGACATCAATTTTGCAGCTGATGGCGGATTGTATGCGGAACTGATTAAAAACCGCAGCTTTGAATTTGACGAACCTTTCACAGGATGGAAACAGCCCAACACAAAAACACTTTCTCCTAATCTGGATTCCGGATTTCTGACCATTTATTCCGACCCTGCCAAAACCAATAAAAATTACGCACGAATTACTGTTCTGAATGATAAAAATTATATTCTGGAAAATGAAGGATTCAGAGGAATAGGGCTTCATCAGGGAGAACAATATGATTTCAGTTTTGATCTGGAGAATGTTTCAGGAAATATTGCTGCAGTAAATGCAAGTCTTGTTGATGAAAATGGAAAGGAAATTTCTTCAGTTTCCGCACTCATAAAAGGAAAGGGATGGCAGAAATATATAGCCGTTTTTAAATCACCAAAAACTGTAGAAAAAGCAAAACTGCGGATTACATTTACCGGAAACGGCATCGTGAACATGGATATGATCTCCCTCTTCCCACAAGACACCTGGAAAGGCAGAAAAGGAGGTTTGCGAAAAGACCTCGTTCAGAAATTATATGATCTGCAGCCCGGATTTTTGAGATTTCCGGGAGGCTGTATTGTTGAAGGAAGAACATTGACAGAACGATATCAGTGGAAAAAAACAATAGGAAATGCAGCAGACCGTGAATATCTTATCAATAAATGGAGTACAGGATTTCCACATCGTCTTACACCGGATTACGGACAGTCTTTCGGGTTAGGGTTTTATGAATATTTCCAGCTTTCAGAAGATCTAGGGGCAGAACCTGTTCCTATTCTGAGCTGTGGAATGGCTTGCCAGTTCAACACCGCAGAACTGGTGAAAATGGAAGACCTTGATCCCTACGTTCAGGATGCCCTGGACCTGATTGAATTTGCCAACGGAGGTTCTGACACAAAATGGGGTAAAATCCGTGCTGAAATGGGACATCCAAAGCCTTTTAATTTAAAATTTATCGGAGTGGGAAATGAACAGTGGGGAGCGGATTATATTGAACGCTATAAAGTATTTGAAAAAGCCATTCACACAAAATATCCTGACATAAAGATCATTTCCGGAAGCGGACCATCACCTGACGGCGAATTCTTCGAGTATGGCTGGAAAGAACTGAAGCAGCTTAATGCGCAGATTGTAGATGAACATTATTACAATTCTCCCGAATGGTTCATGCAAAATGCAGGCAGATACGATAAGTATGACCGCTCCGGGCCAAAAGTTTTTGCCGGGGAATATGCAGCCCAGTCTGTAGGCGTGGTAAAGCCTGATAACAAAAATAATTGGCTGACGGCCCTTTCAGAAGCCGCTTTTATGACCGGTCTTGAAAGAAATGCAGATGTGGTTTATATGACTTCCTACGCACCGCTTTTTGCCCATGCTGACGGCTGGCAGTGGACACCCGATCTCATCTGGTTCAATAATCTGAAATCCTACGCGACCCCGAATTATTATGTTCAGAAATTATTCTCCAACAATAAAGGAACGGATGTACTGAAAATAGAAAATAACGGAAAAACTGTATCCGGACAGGAGAAGTTATATGCTACAGCAGTGAAGGACACGAAAACTCATGAGATCATTATAAAAATGGTCAATACTGATACTCAGGCTAAAACAGTAAATATCAAACCAGGAACTTTGAAAACAGGTAAGAAAATAATCAAAATCCTTCTATCCGCACCACAGCTTTCTAATGAAAATAGTTTCGATGCTGAACCCATAAAACCTAAAGAAGAGATTTCTGAAGCCAAAAATGGGGAAATTTCAACGGAAATTCCTGCCAATTCTTTAGTTGTTTTAAAGGTAAAAATAAATTAA
- a CDS encoding beta-glucosidase: MKRIVLILCATLTAPLFIAQSHYKYPFRNPELPVNERIENLLSLLTTEEKIGMMMDNSQAVPHLEIPAYGWWNEALHGVARAGTATVFPQAIGMAATWDVPEHFKTFEMISDEARAKYNRSFDEALKTGRYEGLTFWTPNINIFRDPRWGRGQETYGEDPYLTSVLGVAAVKGLQGNDPKFFKTHACAKHFAVHSGPEWNRHSYNAEISKRDLYETYLPAFKALVQEGNVREVMCAYNAFDGQPCCANNTLLTEILRGKWKYDGMVVSDCWALADFFQKKYHGTHPDEKTTAADALKHSTDLECGDTYNNLNKSLASGLITEKDIDESMRRILKGWFELGMLDPKSSVHWNTIPYSVVDSEDHKKQALKMAQKSIVLMKNEKNILPLSRSIKKIAVVGPNADDGLMQLGNYNGTPSSIVTILEGIKTKFPNAEIIYEKGSEVTDPSSRTSLYQNFISQKNGAKGMKVEFFNNNEFKGQPVNTSVNSTAISYNSFGGTQLAPNVGRENTSAIISGIFKSTYTGEVVFSASTSDIYTLFVDGKEIATRKGPDARHPSEFPVKMEKGKEYQIELRHTQKGKYVSISFEVYRKDPVNFASVREKVKNADVIVFAGGLSPSLEGEEMMVNAEGFKGGDKTSIALPKVQRDLLAELRKTGKPVVFVLCTGSALGLEQDEKNYDALLNSWYGGQSGGTAVADVLAGDYNPSGKLPITFYKNLEQLDNALSKTSKHEGFENYDMQGRTYRYMTEKPLYPFGHGLSYSKFVYGDSKLSKNTISTNENVTITIPVTNISERDGEEVVQVYIKRINDAQAPVKTLRAFERALIKSKETKNIQLILSKDSFAFYDEKADDLVSKPGDYTIFYGGTSDDVGLKSIPLKVK, translated from the coding sequence ATGAAAAGAATTGTATTAATCCTATGTGCAACACTGACAGCACCTTTATTTATTGCCCAGAGCCATTATAAATACCCATTCAGAAACCCGGAGCTTCCGGTTAATGAAAGAATAGAGAACCTTCTTTCTTTATTGACCACAGAAGAAAAGATAGGAATGATGATGGATAATTCCCAGGCAGTTCCCCATCTGGAAATTCCTGCCTACGGATGGTGGAATGAAGCACTTCACGGGGTAGCAAGAGCAGGTACAGCCACTGTTTTTCCTCAGGCAATCGGGATGGCGGCCACATGGGATGTTCCGGAGCATTTTAAAACTTTTGAAATGATTTCTGATGAAGCACGGGCAAAATACAACAGATCTTTTGATGAGGCTCTGAAAACAGGGCGGTACGAAGGACTGACCTTCTGGACACCCAATATCAATATTTTTCGTGACCCAAGATGGGGAAGAGGCCAGGAAACCTATGGTGAAGACCCTTATCTTACCTCCGTTCTGGGCGTTGCAGCAGTAAAAGGCCTGCAGGGAAACGATCCGAAATTTTTTAAAACCCACGCCTGTGCCAAACATTTTGCAGTACACAGCGGACCGGAATGGAACCGCCACTCTTATAACGCAGAAATATCAAAAAGAGATCTGTATGAGACGTACCTTCCCGCTTTCAAAGCATTGGTTCAGGAAGGGAATGTAAGAGAAGTAATGTGTGCCTACAATGCTTTTGACGGTCAGCCATGTTGTGCAAACAATACTTTACTTACTGAAATTCTCCGTGGAAAATGGAAGTATGACGGAATGGTGGTCTCAGACTGCTGGGCACTGGCCGATTTTTTTCAGAAAAAATACCATGGCACCCATCCTGACGAAAAAACAACCGCAGCAGATGCCCTGAAACATTCCACGGATCTGGAATGCGGAGATACCTATAACAATCTGAATAAATCTCTGGCAAGCGGACTGATTACCGAAAAAGATATTGATGAGTCGATGCGCAGAATCCTGAAAGGGTGGTTTGAGCTGGGAATGCTTGATCCGAAATCTTCCGTTCACTGGAATACCATTCCTTATTCTGTAGTCGATTCTGAAGATCATAAAAAGCAGGCACTGAAAATGGCACAAAAATCAATAGTGCTGATGAAAAACGAAAAGAATATTCTGCCTCTCAGCAGAAGTATTAAAAAAATTGCCGTTGTAGGACCAAATGCTGATGACGGATTGATGCAGCTGGGAAACTATAACGGAACGCCTTCTTCCATTGTAACGATTTTAGAAGGAATCAAAACCAAATTCCCGAATGCTGAAATTATCTACGAAAAAGGAAGCGAAGTAACAGATCCTTCTTCCAGAACGTCATTATACCAGAATTTTATCAGTCAGAAAAACGGCGCAAAAGGAATGAAAGTAGAGTTTTTCAATAATAATGAATTCAAAGGGCAGCCGGTCAATACTTCCGTAAATTCTACTGCCATCAGCTACAACAGCTTTGGAGGAACCCAGCTTGCACCCAATGTAGGAAGAGAAAATACCTCAGCCATCATTTCAGGAATTTTCAAAAGTACCTACACAGGAGAGGTCGTGTTTTCTGCCTCCACTTCCGATATCTATACTCTTTTCGTGGACGGAAAAGAAATCGCAACAAGAAAAGGACCTGATGCAAGACATCCTTCAGAGTTTCCTGTAAAAATGGAAAAAGGAAAAGAATACCAGATAGAACTGCGTCATACACAAAAAGGAAAATATGTAAGCATCAGCTTTGAAGTCTACAGAAAAGACCCTGTTAATTTTGCTTCGGTGAGGGAAAAGGTGAAAAATGCAGACGTCATTGTCTTTGCAGGCGGACTTTCTCCAAGTCTGGAAGGTGAAGAAATGATGGTGAATGCAGAAGGCTTCAAAGGAGGTGACAAAACTTCGATTGCCCTTCCTAAAGTCCAGAGGGACCTGTTGGCGGAGCTTAGAAAAACCGGAAAACCTGTTGTTTTTGTTCTTTGTACCGGAAGTGCTCTGGGATTGGAACAGGATGAGAAAAATTATGATGCCCTGTTGAACTCCTGGTATGGCGGACAGTCCGGAGGAACGGCTGTAGCAGATGTTTTGGCAGGAGATTATAACCCTTCCGGAAAACTGCCCATTACTTTTTACAAAAACCTTGAACAGCTGGATAACGCTCTTTCAAAGACAAGCAAGCATGAGGGATTTGAAAATTATGATATGCAGGGGAGAACGTACCGTTATATGACGGAAAAACCTCTTTATCCTTTCGGGCATGGTCTGAGCTATTCAAAATTTGTTTACGGAGATTCAAAACTGAGCAAAAATACGATCAGTACCAACGAAAATGTGACGATCACAATTCCGGTAACCAATATTTCAGAAAGGGATGGTGAAGAAGTCGTTCAGGTCTATATCAAAAGAATTAATGATGCCCAGGCACCGGTAAAAACGTTAAGGGCTTTTGAAAGAGCTTTAATCAAATCTAAAGAAACAAAAAATATTCAGCTGATCCTCTCCAAAGACTCATTTGCCTTCTATGATGAAAAAGCAGATGATCTGGTTTCAAAACCCGGCGACTATACCATTTTTTATGGCGGAACTTCTGACGATGTAGGGTTAAAAAGTATTCCGCTAAAAGTAAAATAA
- a CDS encoding T9SS type A sorting domain-containing protein, giving the protein MKKILSLLSIHSICLFFSCLVYGQLTTVKIDKNTSYQKIKGFGGFVCSPQFAYNHMSTSEIQTLWGASSEGGYNIMRLYIPENSSNWSSVLATAQLAKSMGLTIFASPWTMPAAWKTNNHVNAVYTDANGVQQVGYLKPENYQDYALYLNSFVTYLQNNGVDLDYISIQNEPDEMAQYQGCIWTPAQITTFIKNYGQLINCKVIAPESVGFTDNFASALLDPAAMANFEVYGGHQYGLMQSTYKQFQNYNKEIWQTEYLINWNSSSTQPARDFSWNTDAFTFASSVNNALLGNVNAWIHYSAKRYYGLMGDGTYGTPAGVMTKRGYILSHYAKYTTGKTRIEAKWDDKTGALQGSSYISQDGNQIVLMVINSSQNAYSLKVDLPFYTTSGTKVLTNTQSNMVTTPISLSTATFRPTADISPSSVMTFVFNKSGDRPASLMTGGDIHYNKIETQTATSTAFGTGFNISNTTVTFSNPSPLISNNMTAANGYLQLNDRYNKLILHVNSYTTAGQSYSDNTTLYYINSQGVTKSYNYGKINFPQGGNFDITLDISRQVLTDGCKGILGLRNSNYSSVLTINLGDVYFNVGNEIASKFGGAYSASDSYLMDALENGYYTSVDFRNASGVTSSNNWQPMSANTNSIYYVNSNVSSSANNVISGTACSNLVLSGQGMDFQVPFNFTANTASYSRTFNGYDVLILPFQANIPSGVTAYLMSPDAGNINCTAISNGIIPANTPVIINATGNITFNGSGNVSTPKAITVNQMNGVYQGIKVPANAYVLKTENGVTGFYKVTAGNEPLIGAFKAYLTEENTYSANVLHLNFGSLSTRNISAETKKEVVKIYPNPVKAELFIDSDLSEAAATIFDGRGSVIRSGLKINPGKNHINVGDFPAGIYFIEVTQKNNTIVKQKFIKE; this is encoded by the coding sequence ATGAAAAAAATTTTAAGTCTTCTCAGCATTCATTCTATATGTTTGTTTTTCAGCTGTCTGGTGTATGGACAGCTTACTACGGTAAAAATTGATAAGAACACATCTTATCAGAAAATAAAAGGATTTGGGGGATTTGTATGCAGTCCTCAGTTTGCGTATAACCATATGTCTACCTCAGAAATTCAGACGCTTTGGGGGGCTTCCAGTGAAGGCGGATATAATATTATGAGATTGTATATTCCTGAAAACAGCAGCAACTGGAGCTCAGTATTGGCTACAGCACAGCTCGCCAAATCTATGGGACTTACCATTTTTGCTTCGCCTTGGACCATGCCCGCAGCCTGGAAAACCAATAACCATGTGAATGCAGTGTATACTGATGCGAACGGAGTACAGCAGGTAGGATATTTAAAGCCGGAAAATTACCAGGATTATGCGCTTTACCTCAACAGCTTTGTTACCTATCTCCAGAACAACGGAGTAGATCTTGATTATATCTCCATTCAAAATGAACCGGATGAAATGGCTCAGTATCAGGGATGCATCTGGACTCCTGCACAAATTACTACCTTCATCAAGAATTACGGACAGCTTATTAATTGTAAAGTGATTGCCCCAGAAAGTGTGGGATTTACGGATAATTTTGCCAGTGCTTTGCTGGATCCTGCGGCAATGGCCAATTTTGAAGTGTATGGCGGGCATCAATACGGACTTATGCAGTCTACCTACAAACAATTTCAGAATTATAACAAAGAAATCTGGCAGACAGAATATCTGATCAACTGGAATTCTTCATCCACCCAGCCGGCAAGAGATTTTAGCTGGAATACAGATGCATTTACCTTTGCCAGCAGTGTCAACAATGCATTATTGGGTAATGTCAATGCGTGGATTCATTATTCTGCCAAACGCTATTATGGCTTAATGGGTGACGGAACTTACGGAACTCCCGCAGGTGTAATGACCAAAAGGGGCTATATCCTTTCACATTATGCCAAATATACAACAGGAAAAACGAGAATAGAAGCCAAATGGGATGATAAAACCGGAGCTTTACAAGGGTCTTCCTATATTTCCCAGGATGGAAATCAGATTGTTCTTATGGTCATCAACTCTTCTCAGAATGCTTATAGCCTGAAGGTTGATCTGCCTTTTTATACGACTTCAGGAACAAAAGTACTGACCAATACACAATCCAATATGGTCACCACACCTATTTCTTTGAGTACAGCAACATTCCGGCCTACTGCTGATATCAGCCCTTCCAGTGTCATGACATTTGTTTTTAATAAAAGCGGCGACAGACCTGCTTCTCTCATGACAGGCGGAGATATTCATTATAATAAAATCGAAACACAAACGGCTACCAGTACAGCTTTTGGGACAGGATTCAATATCAGCAATACAACAGTGACGTTCTCCAATCCAAGTCCTCTTATCAGTAATAATATGACTGCGGCTAACGGATATCTTCAGCTTAATGACAGATACAATAAACTGATCCTGCATGTAAACAGCTATACAACAGCGGGACAAAGCTATTCAGACAATACGACTTTATATTACATCAACAGTCAGGGCGTAACGAAATCATATAATTACGGCAAGATTAATTTTCCGCAGGGAGGAAACTTCGATATCACATTAGATATTTCAAGACAGGTGCTTACAGACGGATGCAAAGGAATTTTAGGATTGAGAAATTCCAATTACAGCTCTGTGCTTACGATTAATCTGGGAGATGTTTATTTCAATGTAGGAAATGAAATTGCTTCTAAATTCGGAGGAGCCTACTCAGCAAGCGATAGCTATCTGATGGATGCCCTGGAAAACGGCTATTATACTTCTGTAGACTTCAGAAATGCATCAGGAGTTACATCCTCCAACAACTGGCAGCCTATGAGTGCCAACACTAACAGCATTTATTATGTGAATTCAAACGTAAGTTCATCTGCCAATAATGTGATTTCAGGTACAGCTTGTTCAAATCTTGTCCTTTCCGGTCAGGGTATGGATTTTCAGGTGCCGTTTAACTTCACAGCCAATACAGCTTCTTACAGCCGTACATTTAATGGTTACGACGTGCTGATCTTGCCATTCCAGGCTAATATACCTTCCGGTGTTACTGCTTACCTGATGTCTCCGGATGCAGGTAATATCAATTGTACTGCAATTTCAAACGGGATCATTCCTGCAAATACTCCGGTAATCATCAATGCTACAGGAAATATTACTTTCAACGGCTCAGGAAATGTTTCCACACCCAAAGCAATCACGGTCAATCAGATGAACGGAGTTTACCAGGGCATCAAAGTTCCGGCGAATGCTTATGTGCTGAAAACAGAAAACGGAGTAACAGGTTTCTATAAAGTAACTGCCGGAAATGAGCCTTTAATTGGTGCTTTCAAAGCATATCTTACAGAAGAAAATACTTATTCTGCCAACGTTCTTCATTTAAACTTCGGATCGTTAAGCACCAGAAATATTTCTGCTGAAACTAAAAAAGAGGTTGTAAAAATATATCCTAATCCGGTAAAAGCAGAGCTTTTCATTGATTCTGATCTGTCAGAAGCTGCCGCCACCATTTTTGACGGTAGGGGAAGTGTCATCAGATCCGGGTTGAAAATAAATCCAGGAAAAAACCATATTAACGTGGGAGATTTCCCGGCCGGTATTTACTTTATTGAGGTTACTCAAAAAAACAATACAATAGTAAAACAAAAATTTATCAAAGAGTAA